Proteins encoded in a region of the Candidatus Moanabacter tarae genome:
- the qdoI gene encoding Quercetin 2,3-dioxygenase, whose protein sequence is MSQRDRNEHIARRNEVEVKDMFPNVTVQMMASEHCDAAGLSTALLNTQSGGVVPYHTHECSECITPLKGNTCVEVEGRRYLLNPGDSIHVPAGIPHTVDHADNDSECLMHCAFGSSVVTREFLDRPDFKKTEVLSEEPNINFQEHVVRSTKGECVESTAGAVSLTLFDGSMGAEGLCGGYSEFQPGTAIACHFHPYDESISIVKGEAVCEVDGRSYRLADCDTAMIPEGICHRFLNDTNELMAMIWVYAGERRTRTVVDECRCSK, encoded by the coding sequence ATGAGTCAAAGGGATAGGAACGAGCATATAGCAAGGCGAAATGAGGTCGAGGTTAAGGACATGTTTCCTAATGTTACAGTACAGATGATGGCCTCGGAACATTGCGATGCAGCGGGATTATCAACTGCACTTTTGAATACTCAATCAGGCGGAGTAGTTCCGTACCACACCCATGAATGCAGTGAATGCATTACACCTCTTAAGGGAAATACTTGTGTCGAAGTTGAAGGCCGCCGCTATTTGTTGAATCCAGGCGACAGTATTCACGTTCCGGCGGGTATTCCCCACACTGTAGACCATGCAGACAATGATAGCGAATGTTTGATGCATTGTGCATTTGGGAGCAGTGTTGTAACAAGAGAGTTTCTGGATAGGCCCGATTTTAAAAAAACCGAGGTTTTGTCAGAAGAACCGAATATTAACTTCCAAGAGCATGTAGTCAGAAGTACTAAAGGGGAGTGTGTTGAATCAACAGCGGGAGCTGTTTCTTTAACCTTATTTGACGGATCGATGGGTGCAGAAGGGTTATGTGGTGGCTACTCGGAATTTCAACCTGGAACAGCTATTGCCTGTCATTTTCACCCCTATGATGAGTCGATTTCCATTGTTAAGGGTGAAGCAGTTTGTGAGGTAGATGGACGCTCTTATAGATTGGCAGATTGCGACACAGCTATGATTCCTGAAGGTATCTGCCATCGCTTTCTTAATGATACGAATGAACTGATGGCGATGATATGGGTTTACGCCGGAGAACGACGGACCCGTACTGTTGTAGATGAGTGTCGGTGTAGTAAATAA